In Pedobacter sp. WC2423, the following are encoded in one genomic region:
- a CDS encoding type VI secretion system Vgr family protein, giving the protein MEQKIITEIHIEGKEVLHFSNLIIRQYFNRHHEFELHVDHDTFELSGSYRADRSRELIGKDISIVLTDSVTGNETRFAGIIFEIDLAQGHGFHGEVILSGFSPTILLDSGPNIKSFKGMTLQEIVNKVGSSVAGNDLSFSVKPHYTKPIPYITQYKESAFTFMNRLSAEYGEWFYYEGDTLHFGKPDSQVEVNLIYGQDLHNLNWSMKLCPVNTSHYSYNSSLHQLNNSEATGEVSGLNEQHEFAVSRSKSLFSETYDTPVNTRVQNQKELENIVKLRKEGTIADMVRITGHSRNPGVNLGSIANIEVSRKELSDFIQETYGSYLITEVVHQIDGNNRYINDFIAIPSATEIMPVHHVVYPVAESQVATVTANHDPEGQSRIQVQMLWQKDETTEWIRVLQPDAGSGEVNGNNRGFYVIPEIGDQVIVGFRYNDPNRPFVMGSIYHSQNTDSAIQANNHLKSLSTRSGHMIEFDDSKGSQGITITDQNNNVIHIDTQGNNITISALETMTFNSKNMKINVQENMDVSVGKNKKEFVTENFDLQVKNMKTTVAENADQVTGKKAQHIAGEMTMHTNEGKILIDGTGKITIQSKDRIDYGE; this is encoded by the coding sequence TTGGAACAGAAAATAATTACAGAGATCCACATTGAAGGGAAAGAAGTATTACATTTCTCAAACCTGATTATCCGTCAGTATTTTAACCGGCATCATGAATTTGAATTACATGTTGACCACGATACTTTTGAACTTTCAGGAAGTTACCGCGCTGACCGCAGCAGAGAGCTGATCGGTAAAGACATATCAATTGTATTAACTGATAGTGTAACCGGGAATGAGACCCGTTTTGCAGGTATCATATTTGAGATCGATCTGGCTCAGGGACACGGTTTTCATGGTGAAGTTATACTAAGTGGATTTAGTCCTACGATCTTACTGGATAGTGGTCCTAACATCAAGTCCTTTAAAGGAATGACTCTTCAGGAGATCGTGAATAAAGTGGGTTCTTCGGTAGCAGGGAATGATCTTAGCTTCTCCGTAAAACCGCACTATACGAAGCCTATACCTTATATTACACAGTATAAAGAAAGTGCGTTTACTTTTATGAACCGTCTTTCGGCAGAATATGGAGAATGGTTCTATTATGAAGGGGATACTTTACATTTTGGAAAACCCGACAGCCAGGTAGAAGTTAACCTTATATATGGACAGGATTTACATAATCTGAATTGGTCAATGAAACTCTGTCCGGTGAATACTTCGCATTACAGTTATAATTCCTCCTTACACCAGCTCAATAATTCTGAAGCAACCGGAGAGGTTAGCGGACTAAATGAGCAGCATGAATTTGCAGTATCCAGGTCAAAAAGCTTATTTTCTGAAACCTATGATACTCCTGTAAATACACGTGTTCAAAATCAAAAGGAACTGGAAAACATCGTTAAATTACGTAAAGAAGGTACAATAGCTGATATGGTCAGGATTACCGGACACAGCCGGAACCCTGGTGTAAATCTGGGAAGTATCGCAAACATTGAAGTCTCCAGAAAAGAGCTGTCTGATTTTATTCAAGAAACCTACGGAAGTTACTTAATTACAGAAGTAGTCCATCAGATAGATGGAAATAATCGCTATATCAATGACTTTATTGCTATCCCTTCTGCTACTGAAATAATGCCTGTTCATCATGTTGTTTATCCTGTAGCAGAATCTCAGGTAGCTACAGTGACCGCTAATCATGATCCTGAAGGTCAAAGCCGTATCCAGGTTCAGATGTTATGGCAAAAAGATGAAACAACTGAATGGATCCGGGTTTTACAGCCTGATGCCGGAAGTGGCGAGGTCAATGGGAATAACAGGGGGTTTTATGTCATCCCCGAGATTGGAGATCAGGTCATCGTCGGCTTTAGATATAATGATCCTAACCGGCCTTTCGTGATGGGAAGCATCTACCATAGTCAGAATACTGATAGTGCAATACAGGCAAATAACCATCTCAAAAGCCTGTCTACACGCAGCGGACATATGATTGAATTTGATGATAGTAAGGGTTCTCAGGGAATAACTATTACCGATCAGAATAATAACGTGATACATATTGATACTCAAGGGAATAACATCACTATTTCTGCACTGGAAACGATGACATTCAACTCGAAAAACATGAAGATCAATGTCCAGGAAAATATGGACGTATCCGTTGGAAAGAATAAGAAGGAATTTGTCACTGAAAACTTTGATTTACAGGTTAAGAACATGAAAACCACAGTGGCAGAAAATGCAGATCAGGTTACCGGTAAAAAGGCACAGCACATTGCAGGAGAAATGACAATGCATACAAATGAAGGGAAAATACTTATTGATGGTACAGGAAAGATCACCATACAAAGTAAAGACCGGATAGATTATGGAGAATAA
- a CDS encoding SusD/RagB family nutrient-binding outer membrane lipoprotein has protein sequence MKNLIRIIIIAIWVPVISSCNKGFDQLNINPNNPTELDASFLFTSAQFGTHGATMETEPTIVQQFVNPFSGITSAFNFNQLNQTYTSQNWNAEYTGTNSGATSSSGPVQLLVQILSQLKGNAARTNLYNEARIWKAYQFMMLVDSYGNVPYSEAGQAYLSNVLTPKYDNQAMIYTDLINEVTAATAALDPTKDIVKADVFYGGNIAQWKRLGYSLLLRLGMRYSKFEPAKAQAIVQAAVAGGVMTSNADNCYLKYNTTYVNPVSQTITAIANTYYLAAPFVDQLKNSGDPRLKFISGKYANPLSAPTSVPDTISANQFGLPIGYSNATLPTAPGFRGSNGSGFNYSQVNYSVFGSLTAPQFFITHAQTQLLLAEAAFRGWINGSTPDVYYANGIRAAMDQWTTYNPSAIIPLATQNAFINNPVNAYTTANALNLINTQYWVASWGNGTEAFANFRRSGFPALSPNTMPGQNITGGFVRRFVYPTLELSANSTNYQAAVADNGGPDNMDTRVFWDK, from the coding sequence ATGAAAAATTTAATCAGAATTATAATCATCGCAATCTGGGTCCCAGTAATTTCCAGTTGCAATAAAGGGTTTGATCAATTGAATATTAATCCAAATAACCCAACAGAACTCGACGCCTCATTCTTGTTTACGAGTGCACAATTTGGAACGCATGGAGCAACGATGGAAACCGAGCCAACAATTGTACAGCAATTTGTAAATCCGTTTTCGGGAATCACCTCGGCATTTAATTTTAATCAGCTGAATCAAACCTATACTTCGCAAAATTGGAATGCTGAATATACGGGAACAAATAGTGGCGCAACAAGCTCTTCAGGCCCTGTTCAATTGCTGGTCCAAATATTAAGCCAGCTCAAGGGCAATGCAGCAAGAACAAATTTATATAACGAAGCCAGAATCTGGAAAGCCTACCAGTTTATGATGCTGGTAGACAGTTACGGAAACGTGCCATATAGTGAAGCCGGACAAGCCTATTTATCAAATGTGCTTACTCCTAAATACGATAATCAGGCAATGATTTACACCGACCTGATTAACGAAGTTACTGCGGCAACGGCAGCTTTAGATCCAACAAAGGATATAGTAAAGGCCGATGTGTTTTACGGTGGCAATATCGCCCAATGGAAAAGATTGGGTTATTCCTTATTACTTCGGTTAGGTATGAGATATAGTAAATTTGAACCTGCAAAAGCGCAAGCTATTGTGCAAGCTGCCGTAGCTGGTGGTGTAATGACATCAAATGCCGACAATTGTTATCTGAAATACAATACAACTTACGTGAATCCCGTGAGCCAGACTATTACTGCGATAGCGAATACTTATTATTTAGCGGCTCCCTTTGTAGATCAACTAAAAAATAGTGGTGATCCGCGATTGAAGTTTATATCCGGCAAATATGCAAATCCGTTATCGGCACCTACAAGTGTACCAGATACCATATCTGCAAATCAGTTCGGACTTCCTATAGGCTATAGCAATGCTACTTTACCAACTGCCCCGGGATTTAGAGGTAGTAATGGCTCAGGTTTTAATTATTCCCAGGTTAATTATAGTGTTTTCGGTAGTTTAACCGCTCCGCAATTTTTCATCACTCATGCTCAAACGCAATTACTGCTGGCAGAGGCCGCTTTTAGAGGCTGGATAAATGGTAGCACACCTGATGTTTATTATGCTAATGGTATACGTGCGGCAATGGATCAATGGACAACCTATAACCCATCAGCCATCATTCCTTTAGCTACGCAAAATGCATTTATTAATAATCCCGTTAATGCTTACACAACGGCAAATGCACTAAACCTTATTAATACTCAATATTGGGTGGCATCCTGGGGCAATGGTACCGAGGCATTTGCTAACTTCAGGAGGAGCGGTTTCCCAGCCTTATCGCCCAATACCATGCCAGGACAAAATATAACTGGTGGTTTTGTTCGCCGGTTTGTTTATCCAACGCTTGAGCTTTCTGCAAATTCAACGAATTACCAGGCAGCGGTTGCAGACAATGGCGGGCCAGATAATATGGACACACGCGTTTTTTGGGATAAATAG
- a CDS encoding SusC/RagA family TonB-linked outer membrane protein, producing MKKKLLPLVFICTVLTVFILFESASASTGGLTTIILSKSLTTKKLKSASTGITGKVTDEQGVGLPGVSVVEKGTQNAAITNSSGSYTINVANANAVLVFTSIGYNPVEIKVNTKTVVNVSMVPVTNALNEVIVTALGIKREAKSLGYSAQKADVQALQTNRTTNLANSLEGQISGLDVSPPAAGPGGSTKIRLRGQSSFTADNSPLIVINGLPMSQGASSNNGYTQNVDQGDNLQGINQDDIESMTVLKGSTAAALYGSRAVNGAIIITTKSGSKNSGIGIEFNSNFTLNQALDYTDFQYEYGQGENNIRPSSQGTAQSSGAWSFGVPFDNVPTYQFDGVQRPYAPVKDRISTFFRLASSWSNTVALSGGNDKGSFRVSLSNQDAQGIIPNNDFHKKIFNVGINYKLTDKLSAQFYVNYDHQFNNNPPLVGVQGNAIPTSIYRLANSISFDVLKAGATDANGNETPTSRFATVTNPYWILAHQFQRQTKDHLLGTAVVRYQFFDWLYFQGRANMDLLQSTYESNTPTGTLAVSAAPAGLFNGSYGISTASTRQNNFDFLVGGGHKWKDFSFNATAGGNNFPLTSSTFNEAVTNFYIRGLYTIGNGVTANSSYNLTKQTVNSLYGTAELSYKNLFYLNLTGRTDWYSVLARDIDHYFYPSISGSFVFSELLPKAKWLNFGKIRVAVAETGSAQGVGSYNALTFALAQNSFNGLPLGSINGTSSPNTQIKPFGVNEKEIGIELHLFNNRVNLDLAAYDKKTTNQAVPISLSAASGYSTTLVNLGGLDNKGLEFNLELIPVQNNKFTWKTAFNSAFNSSKVLSLANNQSQLVVGSPEFFGSIVDVVGLPLNQIVGSTYKRDASGNIVLSGGKPVASDKPVNFGSGLPTATGGWLNTLNYKGFTFIAHIDYKAGGKVLSSTSLNLLREGLSKESLPGRVGGVIFPGVNATDGLPNTTAVNAEDFYANYRSTNILDPFIYSSGFIKLRNLSLGYDLSKFINKKYVKSLVLSAVCHNVLIIKKYTPNIDPEAIASSGDNLTGYEQASLPTTRTFGFNLNVRF from the coding sequence ATGAAAAAAAAATTACTTCCACTAGTATTTATTTGTACTGTGTTAACGGTATTCATTCTTTTCGAGTCCGCGAGCGCATCAACTGGTGGGCTAACAACCATAATATTGAGCAAATCTTTAACAACAAAAAAGTTAAAATCAGCCTCGACAGGAATTACAGGTAAAGTTACCGATGAACAGGGAGTCGGTCTACCCGGCGTTAGCGTTGTTGAAAAGGGAACTCAAAATGCTGCTATAACCAATTCATCTGGCAGTTATACGATAAATGTTGCAAATGCCAATGCGGTGCTGGTGTTCACATCCATTGGCTATAATCCCGTAGAAATAAAGGTAAACACAAAAACCGTTGTTAATGTTTCTATGGTGCCGGTTACAAATGCTTTGAATGAGGTTATCGTAACTGCCCTCGGTATAAAGAGGGAGGCCAAAAGCCTGGGGTACTCGGCTCAGAAAGCCGACGTCCAGGCATTACAAACTAACCGCACGACTAACCTTGCCAATTCGCTTGAGGGCCAAATCTCCGGATTGGACGTTTCTCCACCCGCCGCAGGGCCTGGTGGAAGTACAAAGATTCGTTTGCGTGGACAATCTTCTTTCACCGCAGACAATTCGCCGCTAATCGTAATCAATGGCTTGCCAATGTCGCAGGGTGCGAGCAGTAATAATGGTTATACACAAAATGTCGACCAGGGAGATAATTTGCAAGGTATCAATCAGGATGACATCGAATCGATGACTGTTCTAAAAGGATCTACCGCTGCAGCGTTGTATGGGTCACGTGCAGTTAACGGTGCAATAATTATTACGACAAAGTCAGGATCCAAAAACAGTGGAATAGGTATTGAGTTCAACTCTAATTTTACTTTAAACCAAGCGCTCGATTATACAGATTTTCAATATGAGTACGGGCAAGGTGAAAATAATATTCGTCCTTCATCACAAGGAACTGCGCAGAGTTCTGGTGCCTGGAGTTTTGGTGTGCCATTTGATAATGTACCAACGTATCAATTCGACGGAGTTCAACGCCCCTATGCGCCTGTTAAAGACCGGATAAGTACGTTCTTCAGACTTGCATCATCGTGGAGTAATACAGTTGCACTTTCTGGCGGTAATGATAAAGGAAGTTTTCGGGTATCTCTTTCTAATCAGGACGCTCAAGGCATAATACCAAACAACGATTTTCATAAAAAGATTTTTAACGTTGGCATTAACTATAAACTTACCGATAAATTATCTGCACAATTTTACGTCAACTATGATCACCAATTTAATAATAATCCGCCTCTTGTAGGTGTACAGGGAAATGCAATTCCTACATCGATTTACAGGTTGGCTAATTCCATCTCTTTTGATGTACTTAAGGCAGGCGCAACGGATGCCAACGGAAATGAAACACCAACTTCGAGGTTTGCTACCGTTACCAACCCCTACTGGATATTAGCGCACCAATTTCAAAGACAAACAAAAGATCATTTGTTAGGTACTGCTGTGGTACGCTATCAGTTTTTCGATTGGCTATATTTTCAGGGCAGGGCAAATATGGACCTTTTGCAATCTACCTATGAATCGAACACTCCAACTGGTACGCTGGCTGTATCTGCAGCACCAGCAGGGCTGTTCAACGGTAGCTATGGGATTAGTACAGCAAGTACACGCCAAAATAATTTTGACTTCTTGGTGGGTGGCGGGCATAAGTGGAAAGATTTTTCATTTAATGCAACGGCAGGTGGTAATAACTTTCCATTAACTTCCTCTACATTTAATGAAGCGGTAACAAACTTTTACATCAGAGGTTTATATACGATCGGAAACGGTGTTACGGCAAATTCGAGTTACAACCTGACTAAACAAACAGTAAATTCATTGTATGGTACTGCAGAATTGTCCTACAAAAATTTATTCTACCTGAATCTTACCGGCCGTACAGATTGGTATTCGGTACTGGCCAGAGATATAGATCACTATTTCTATCCCTCAATTAGCGGAAGTTTCGTTTTTTCGGAATTACTTCCAAAAGCAAAATGGTTAAATTTTGGAAAGATCAGAGTTGCTGTTGCAGAAACCGGAAGCGCACAGGGAGTTGGAAGCTACAATGCATTAACATTTGCGCTTGCTCAAAATTCGTTCAATGGGCTTCCCTTAGGAAGTATAAACGGGACATCTTCACCAAACACCCAAATTAAGCCTTTTGGTGTAAATGAAAAAGAAATAGGTATCGAGTTACACCTGTTCAACAACAGAGTGAATCTGGACTTAGCTGCTTACGATAAAAAAACGACTAATCAAGCCGTTCCAATAAGCCTGTCTGCAGCAAGCGGATACAGCACCACATTAGTTAACTTAGGTGGTCTGGACAATAAAGGATTAGAATTTAACCTGGAACTAATACCTGTTCAAAATAACAAATTTACCTGGAAAACCGCTTTTAATTCTGCTTTCAACTCTTCAAAAGTATTGTCATTAGCTAACAACCAATCACAACTTGTAGTGGGCAGTCCTGAGTTTTTTGGGTCTATTGTCGACGTGGTAGGTTTACCCCTTAACCAAATTGTAGGTTCAACTTACAAGCGGGATGCTTCCGGAAATATCGTATTATCGGGAGGCAAACCCGTAGCAAGTGATAAACCAGTTAATTTTGGTAGTGGCCTTCCTACAGCAACAGGGGGCTGGCTAAATACGTTGAACTACAAAGGCTTTACCTTTATTGCCCATATTGATTATAAAGCAGGTGGTAAAGTACTCTCGAGCACAAGTTTAAACTTATTAAGAGAAGGTTTATCAAAAGAGTCTTTACCTGGCCGTGTGGGTGGAGTAATTTTTCCTGGCGTAAACGCTACTGACGGATTACCAAACACCACCGCTGTAAATGCAGAAGATTTTTACGCAAATTATCGTTCAACGAATATCTTGGATCCATTTATTTATAGCTCGGGCTTTATTAAATTAAGAAACCTTTCGCTAGGATACGACTTGTCTAAATTTATCAATAAAAAATATGTGAAAAGCTTAGTGCTTTCTGCGGTATGTCATAATGTATTGATCATTAAGAAATATACGCCCAACATTGATCCTGAAGCAATAGCTTCAAGCGGAGATAACCTAACAGGTTATGAGCAAGCATCACTACCAACCACACGTACATTCGGATTTAACTTAAACGTAAGATTCTAA
- a CDS encoding IlvD/Edd family dehydratase, protein MLDTKPYRSSTWFGKKDKMGLIYRSWMKNQGMPEDMFDGRPVIGICNTWSELTPCNAHLRDIAESVRRGVLEAGGFPLEFPIMSLGETLMKPTAMLFRNLASMDAEESIRGNPIDGVVLLTGCDKTTPSTLMGAASVDLPTIVVPGGPMLNGKYHGHDIGSGTSVWKLTEELKKGEITYDEYAEVESCMSRSPGHCMTMGTASTMACMVEALGMSLSGGAAIPAVDSRRKRLAQLSGRRIVEMVKEDLKISKILTRDAFENAIKVNAAVGGSSNFIIHLTAIAGRMGVTLNLDDFDDIGSKMPLLVNLMPSGKFLMEDFYYAGGVPAVLKQMQSVLKMDTITVSGKTHAGNIAHTGINYNKEVIYEFEHPIIPEAGITVLKGNLAVNGAVIKPSAATPGLMQHRGRAVVFKDIEDYHARVDDPDLDIDETCVMVLKTVGPVGYPGMPEVGNMTLPKKLLDKGITDMVRISDGRMSGTAYGTVVLHVSPESAIGGNLALVENGDMIELDVANKRIHLEVSDEALALRRNNWVQPVPAATRGYVNLYIKHVQQADKGADLDFLVGGSGSTVTRDSH, encoded by the coding sequence ATGCTAGACACGAAACCCTATAGAAGTTCGACCTGGTTTGGGAAAAAAGATAAAATGGGCCTCATCTATCGCAGTTGGATGAAAAACCAGGGCATGCCCGAAGATATGTTTGACGGCAGACCGGTAATAGGTATTTGTAATACATGGTCTGAACTTACACCTTGCAATGCCCACCTGCGTGATATTGCCGAAAGTGTTCGTCGCGGGGTATTAGAGGCTGGCGGCTTTCCGCTGGAATTCCCCATCATGTCATTGGGAGAAACGCTCATGAAACCCACCGCCATGTTGTTCCGTAATCTCGCCAGTATGGATGCAGAGGAATCAATAAGAGGCAACCCTATTGATGGTGTAGTACTACTTACTGGCTGCGATAAAACTACGCCTTCTACACTGATGGGAGCGGCAAGTGTAGATCTGCCAACGATTGTGGTTCCTGGCGGACCCATGTTAAACGGAAAATATCACGGACATGATATAGGCTCAGGAACAAGTGTATGGAAGCTGACAGAGGAATTAAAGAAAGGCGAAATTACTTATGATGAATATGCAGAAGTAGAAAGTTGTATGTCCCGTAGTCCGGGCCACTGTATGACAATGGGAACGGCTTCCACTATGGCTTGCATGGTAGAAGCTTTAGGTATGAGCCTTTCCGGTGGTGCGGCTATACCTGCCGTTGATTCCCGGCGGAAAAGGCTTGCTCAGCTATCCGGAAGGAGAATAGTTGAAATGGTTAAAGAAGACTTGAAAATTTCTAAAATATTAACACGGGATGCTTTTGAAAATGCAATTAAGGTAAATGCTGCGGTAGGAGGTTCCTCAAACTTTATTATTCACCTCACCGCTATTGCAGGGCGTATGGGGGTAACGCTAAACTTAGATGATTTTGATGATATTGGCAGTAAAATGCCTCTTCTTGTAAATCTTATGCCTTCAGGGAAATTTTTGATGGAGGATTTTTACTATGCTGGTGGTGTACCTGCTGTTTTAAAACAAATGCAATCTGTTTTAAAAATGGATACCATTACGGTAAGCGGGAAAACGCATGCCGGGAATATTGCTCATACAGGAATAAATTATAATAAGGAGGTTATTTATGAATTTGAGCATCCAATCATTCCAGAAGCCGGAATTACTGTACTAAAAGGTAATCTTGCAGTTAACGGAGCGGTTATAAAGCCATCTGCAGCTACGCCCGGTTTGATGCAGCATCGAGGTAGGGCAGTAGTGTTTAAAGACATTGAGGATTACCATGCGAGAGTAGATGACCCTGATTTGGATATCGATGAAACTTGTGTAATGGTCTTGAAAACGGTTGGTCCGGTTGGCTATCCGGGTATGCCTGAGGTAGGTAATATGACTTTACCGAAAAAGCTGCTTGACAAAGGCATAACAGATATGGTAAGGATATCGGATGGCAGGATGAGTGGTACGGCATATGGTACAGTTGTACTGCATGTATCGCCAGAGTCTGCTATTGGTGGAAATCTAGCTCTTGTAGAAAACGGAGATATGATTGAGCTGGATGTAGCCAATAAACGTATCCACCTTGAAGTGAGTGATGAAGCATTAGCCCTCAGGCGAAACAATTGGGTACAGCCAGTTCCTGCTGCAACACGTGGCTATGTAAACTTATATATCAAACATGTTCAGCAGGCAGACAAAGGTGCTGATCTGGACTTTTTAGTAGGCGGCTCAGGTTCAACAGTAACCAGAGACTCTCATTAA
- a CDS encoding DUF4280 domain-containing protein, which translates to MSRKYVIDGACVICSLGTAKGKIKVTSQHKVFIQGKLKVTDEDKTLVPNFGSCKRSPNQPACVPALQKWQQTSKKVVMGSKKFVMDNSTVKCSNGGLIIIDDDLQRASPGGADPEKISQLSAAMPMVPYQSTNISGN; encoded by the coding sequence ATGAGTAGAAAATATGTTATTGATGGTGCCTGTGTAATATGTTCGCTGGGAACCGCTAAGGGCAAAATAAAAGTCACTTCTCAGCATAAAGTATTTATACAGGGGAAGTTAAAAGTGACCGATGAAGATAAAACGTTAGTACCTAATTTTGGTTCCTGCAAGCGTTCCCCGAACCAGCCCGCATGTGTTCCGGCTTTACAAAAGTGGCAGCAGACCAGTAAAAAAGTGGTAATGGGCAGCAAGAAGTTCGTGATGGATAACTCTACTGTTAAATGCAGTAATGGCGGTCTCATCATTATTGATGATGATCTGCAGCGGGCCTCACCGGGCGGTGCTGATCCGGAAAAAATAAGCCAGCTCTCTGCTGCAATGCCAATGGTACCTTATCAATCAACCAATATATCAGGAAACTAG
- a CDS encoding AraC family transcriptional regulator, with protein sequence MKATLKKATPNPEHSFNIRKDIGHAILSAWHYHPECELLVVKRTYGTCLIGDHVGPFKNGDVFLFGSNLPHTFRCEQKYLENDTEKVGETIVILFQTNIWGDAFLNLPEISPIVKMLNTSKLGLRLKGVTRRKVGKIAEEMLNESPARKLINLLSALEIIAVSKEYEIISSNGFNPEVNSIDQNRINTIFEYTFNNYHKKVGLEDVAALINMGKHSFCRYFKSKTKKTYIQFLMEVRIGNACRLLLEEEFNITEVGYACGYNHISHFYHQFKTLTKKNPMDYRNNYLKTEEKKIT encoded by the coding sequence ATGAAAGCTACGTTGAAAAAGGCTACTCCGAACCCGGAGCATTCCTTTAATATCCGTAAGGATATAGGGCATGCGATATTAAGTGCCTGGCATTATCACCCCGAGTGCGAGTTATTGGTTGTTAAAAGGACCTACGGTACCTGTCTGATAGGCGACCATGTTGGTCCTTTTAAAAATGGTGATGTATTTTTATTTGGATCAAACCTGCCACATACTTTCCGGTGTGAACAAAAATATCTGGAAAACGATACCGAAAAAGTTGGAGAAACAATCGTGATTCTTTTTCAAACTAACATCTGGGGCGATGCATTTTTAAATCTCCCTGAAATTAGCCCGATTGTTAAAATGCTGAACACTAGCAAGCTGGGGTTGCGGTTAAAAGGAGTAACCAGAAGAAAGGTTGGCAAAATAGCGGAGGAAATGCTCAACGAATCGCCTGCCCGTAAATTGATCAATTTATTATCCGCTTTAGAAATAATAGCTGTTTCGAAAGAATATGAAATTATATCATCCAACGGCTTTAACCCGGAAGTGAATAGCATCGATCAGAACCGCATCAACACGATATTCGAATATACGTTTAATAATTACCATAAAAAAGTAGGGCTAGAAGATGTGGCTGCATTAATTAACATGGGAAAGCACTCTTTTTGCAGGTATTTTAAATCCAAAACGAAGAAAACATATATCCAGTTTTTAATGGAAGTGAGAATTGGAAATGCATGCAGATTGTTATTAGAAGAGGAATTTAATATAACTGAGGTAGGCTATGCCTGTGGCTATAACCATATTTCTCACTTCTATCATCAATTTAAAACGCTTACGAAAAAAAATCCAATGGACTACAGAAACAATTATCTTAAAACTGAGGAGAAAAAAATTACTTAA
- a CDS encoding ORF6N domain-containing protein has protein sequence MSENINGMPMPDEIIMNQIYFIRGHKVMLDTDLAALYEVETKQLKRQVRRNSERFPEDFMFELTQDEYINSRCQIGTLKQGENIKYSPMVFTEQGVAMLSSVLSSSSAIKVNIQIIRIFTRIRQVLADHTEIRLDVEKIKNKLDNQDKNMEIVFRYLDELIDKQENPNPPRTRIGFKPDDL, from the coding sequence ATGAGCGAAAATATTAACGGTATGCCGATGCCTGATGAAATCATAATGAATCAGATTTATTTTATACGTGGTCATAAGGTAATGTTAGATACAGATTTAGCCGCGCTTTATGAAGTGGAAACTAAGCAACTTAAAAGACAGGTAAGACGAAATTCCGAACGTTTTCCAGAAGATTTTATGTTTGAATTAACTCAGGATGAATACATTAATTCAAGGTGCCAAATTGGCACCTTGAAACAGGGAGAAAATATTAAGTACTCTCCAATGGTATTTACGGAACAGGGTGTTGCTATGCTATCTAGTGTATTAAGCAGTAGTAGTGCAATAAAAGTAAACATACAGATCATTCGTATATTCACTCGAATTCGCCAAGTCCTAGCTGATCATACAGAAATCAGATTGGATGTTGAGAAAATCAAGAATAAACTCGATAATCAAGATAAGAATATGGAAATCGTGTTTCGCTATCTTGATGAGCTAATAGATAAACAGGAAAACCCTAATCCTCCCAGAACACGAATCGGTTTCAAACCAGACGACCTCTAA